The following are from one region of the Deltaproteobacteria bacterium genome:
- a CDS encoding transposase, translating to MFTRLKKLKTKKTVHEYLQIVESYREEGKPKQRVIATLGRMDRLLEGGRLDGLIESLSKFS from the coding sequence ATGTTTACCAGACTCAAGAAGCTCAAGACCAAAAAGACCGTTCACGAATACCTTCAGATTGTTGAAAGCTACCGGGAAGAGGGAAAACCCAAACAGCGTGTCATTGCGACCCTGGGCCGGATGGACCGGCTTTTGGAAGGAGGTCGTCTGGACGGGCTGATTGAGAGTCTGTCGAAGTTCTCC